CATTAGTATTACCTTTAGTGGTGCAAGGTGTGCAAATCAATTCTTGGGATATTGGCAAACCTTTGTTATTGATGATGATTAGCCCGTTAGTCATTGGACTATTTATCAAAGCCAAATTTGCTGCGATCGCTCCTGTTATCCAGCCTATTTTCTTCAAGTTATCTAGTAGTGGATTATTGTTGGGTTTAGTCGTGAGATTAATAATTCACACCAACGATATTATTGGTTTATTAAAAACAGGCGCAATCTTTGTTTGTGCGGTATTTATTATCTTTTCCTTTAGCGTTGGTTATCTTTTAGGCGGGCCTGGCGTTGATACTCAAAGAGTGTTAGGGGTCGGAACAGCGCAACGCAATTTTGCCGCAGCATTATTAGTAGGGACAAGTAATTTTGACGACCCCAACGTGGTGAGCATCATTATGGTGACGAGTATATTAATGATGATGACAGTTTTGATTGTCGGGCCAAAGTTTATCGAATTAGACCAAGCACAGGATGGAGACATCAAACAGTTAGAGATATCAGGATAAATGTATTTTATTTAACAATCAAAGATCAAGAATATGCAAATAAAATTTTACTTTAAAATTGATTTTTAATAAAATTAATTAATAGAAATAGTCTTATATTTTAGAAAAATCCTTGGCGATCGCTCTTCAAAAGCAAAGGATAAATAATTATAAACTTATGATAAAATGCTAAATTTGAGGCAAAAATATGGGTAAAAATCAATTCGAGCTTGTGATTTTTGATTGTGATGGAGTTTTGGTTGATAGCGAACCAATCATTAATCGCGTTTTTGCAGAAACGCTCACTGAAGCTGGCTTTCCTATCACCTATGCAGAAGTAACTCAAAAATTTATTGGCAAGTCCTTAAAAACCTGTTTAGAGATTATCGAGACATCTTACAACAAACCATTGCCCAAAAACTTTATGGAACTTTGTAAAGAGCGAGAAATGGCTCCCTTAGAGAAAGAACTAAAACCAGTTCCAGGTATTATCGAAGTATTGGAGCAGATTACATTACCCAAATGTGTGGCATCAAATAGTAGCCATCGTCATATTCAAATGGTATTGAAATTAACGGGGCTTCTACATAAATTTGATGGCAAAATATATAGCGTTAATGATGTTTCACGCCCCAAACCTTTTCCGGATGTGTATCTCTATGCAGCCGAGCAAATGAATACTAATCCAGAATATTGTGCTGTAATTGAAGATTCTGTACCGGGCGTACAAGCAGCATCCGCAGCAGGAATGACTGTTTTTGGCTATGCCCATCACAGCGATGTCTCACGACAAGCCGCTGCGCGTCTACGCACTGCTCTTTTTGAGGCTGGAGCTAAGATAGTTTTTAACGATATGGGGCAGCTATCTCAACTCCTTTAGCTATTAAGCAACAAAGAATACAGTCTATTTTTTTGATTTTAAAATTTTCAGAGATTTTTTTTAATATAACTAGGTTTATCGATAAATTTAGTTAAATAAACAGGCTATAATATTTAGTCATTAGCTATTACAAAATCAGCTTTACCTTCAAACGCACTATTTGATAGGGCTGTAAGACAATTTAATACCTTTTAGCCCTATCTTTATAAAAAATCTCAGCAAATTTGCAACCGCTGAGTTTAGTTATTAATGTACTAGGTTTGCCTTACCACTTTTGATCGGGAACCCAGTTGTATTTTTTATCTTTGACATCGATTTTTTTGGGAATAACTTTGAGTTCGTAGAAGCTATCTGCCATATTTTGTAAGCCTGAGAGAACTTCATCAGTTACAGGTAATACTTTGCGATCGCCTCCGCGCTCCTCTACGATGTTCATTGTTGCTAAATCAACTTTGTAGAGTTTGGAAAGTAGTTTAGCTGAATCTTTGTAGTTACTTTTAGCCCAACTACCGGCTTTTTCCAATTCTTGCAAAATTATTTTCACAATATCTGGATGATCGCGGACAAAATCTGGACCAGCGTAATAAAATCCTGGGCTTTCTACAGCAGCTTTTTCGCCAAATACTGTAGTATTATCTGCCAACAAACGAGTACGCAGCTTACGTTCCGCCTCAGCAGTATAAGGGTCCCAGATTACCCATGCATCGAAATCGCCACGTTCAAAGGCTGGTAAAGCTTCAGCTGGTGTGAGATAGACAGGTTGAATATCTGTGTATTTCAAACCGACTTTTTCTAAAGCACGCACGATCATGTATTGCGAACTTGCACCTTTAGCAAAAGCGACTTTCTTACCTTTTAAATCAGCAAGAGTTTTAAGCGGTGAATTTTCTTTCACTAGGATGGCGGAACTTCTAGTACTACTTGTACTTGCAGCCACTCGCACAAAAGGTTTGTCAGCAGCTTGAGCAAAGACACTTCCCGTACCACCACCACCACCGAAAACAATTGCACCAACACCCATCCCTTCAAGTAAAGGTGCAGTCGAAGAAAATTCATTCCAGGTGACAGAAATACCTTGAGGTTGCAAACGCTTCTCTAGGCTACCTTGGGCTTTAAGGATATTCAGCAGCGCCATCCCTTTTTGATGCCCCATTTTCAACACTGTTAACTTGCTGGCTTGGGGTTTTTCTGCTGGTGCATTTGCTGAATTACTGGGGGCGCAAGATGCGATCGCAAAACTCAAGCCCAAACCGATGAAAAATAATAATGCAAATGAGCGAATTCCCGGTTGCTGAAAAGATTTCAACAACCTCCTCTGATTTATCCAACTAAAAAACTGATGTGGCCATTTCTTGAACATATATATTCCTTTGCTGACTGGCATATTGTGTGTATTTATTTATCGTTTTCTTAATTTTATTTGTTTAAAAAAATTATTAAAATATCAAGCTGTTTCTTGAGGTTATTAATATTAGGAAAATGATACTAATGATTCATCTGATAATTCTTGATTGAACTAACGTGAATCACTAGTTTCCATGTCACGTACTTTGGTTGAAGCGGAAAAATAAATGCTGAGTAAGTTGGTACGTTTACTCCCCTACATTCAAATTTCTTAATTTAGATGGGGGAATAATGCTTACTTTCTATTTAATAGAAGTAAGTTGAGGATTAGGAATATCTAGCAAGTAGGAAAGTACTTCTTTGCGCCATGCATCATATATTGGTTCAATACCTTGGCTATTAGAACCATTAAAGTTTTCTGCATCTTGCCAGCGTTGTTTGATATAAGCAGCACGTCGCTTTTGAATTTCTTCATCTAATTCTAATAATTGTGCAGCTAATTCAGCACGTTCATTAGACGAAGCTCGCTCAAATTTCTTACGCCACCAATTAGCAATTGTCACTCGATGAATTGCTTCATCATCACTAAATCTTTCGCTACTTTGTTGGGCTAATACTGCATCACCAATTGTTGATGTCAGCTTATTAAACCAAACTTGGGGCAAAATATGATGCTCATAATGCAGTTCCCAAGCAATAAATCCTAGCCAGTTACGATAGGGTACATCTTCGAGAAATTCCCAATGGCGTTCGGCTTCTTTACGAATATCGTCAATCGGATCGCGTCCAGTTAGAGCAATGACTCTTTCCCGAAAAGCGATCGCATGTGCGCCGTCGTCACCAATTTGTCTACTCAAAATTAAATGCAAATCTGGGTCGGGAATCAATAAGATTGCTTTACTTGCAGCTTGCACAATAGACAAATCGTGACCACCAGTAGCAGCCCAATATTTATAGAAATGCTCTTTTTCTGCTTCTGTAACTGGCGGACGGCTGGGATGTTCGCGAGTTAATGGTACGTGTGGCGCGTGCTGACTAAAGAGTTTTTCCAGGTTTTCTGTTTCAAACTCTACACTCCAGCTTCGAGTTAAAGTTGCAGCCATAATAGGTTCCTTGAGATATTTTAGATTCCGTCCTAATCGTCAATGCTGACAAGTTTGGGTAACTGAGAAACTGGAATATCGAAGAAGTAAGACAATACCTCTTGTCGCCAAGTATCATAAATTACACCTGTTCCCTCAACTTCAATCCCTAGCGCCCGACGGCTAACTTTTTCATGCTCTTTTAAATAGGGATTGCGACGGCGTTGGACTTCTTCGTCTGCTTCGATTACCTGGGCTGCTAACTCAGCTTTTTCTGTTGGCGAAGCTTTGTCAAATTTACGTAACCACCACTCTGCAACACCTGCACGGTGAAATGTTTCATCTGGGATGATTCTCGCTGTCGCAAAGCTAGAGGATTCTGGATCGTACAGCCTTGATAAACGGCGATTTAATGAGCCAATGGCAACAATATGATGTTCATAATGCAGTTCAAAAGCTAAAAAGCCTAACCAGCCTCGTCGGGGTATATCTCCCATAAAATCCCAATGCTTTTGCACTTGCTTTTGAATATCGTCAATAGGATCGTGACCAAATAATGCTTCTACACGGCGACGAGTATTTTCTGCATGTGCGCCATCATCACCTAATTGGCGACTTAAAAATAACTGCAATTCTGGATCGGGAATTTTATCGATAACGTTGGCGACAACTTGCACAATAAATAAATCATGGGCTGCACCACCAACGCGGAAATGGTAGAAATTTTCTAGTTCTTCGGCTGTAGCGATCGCTTTTGGCTCTTGCAAGCGCTTTTTCGGAATATGTGGTGCGTGTTTATCAATTAACCTATCAATTGTTTCATTTTCAAATTCAATTGTCCAAGCTGGACGAGTGATAATAGCAGTCATATTTTGCTCCTGTGTGTGAGTTGTTCACTGATGTAAAAGAGAGCCGATTAATCTGCCAATCTTGAATTTTTGTGACGCGAATTTATCAGTTGTAATTTCGCGTCTGTTCTTTGTCTGTTCGTGAAATTTAATGATGTGTTGCGCTATCTAAAATTTGTTGTCATCCACACATTTTTTGCAACTGTGAGATGGTCTTTGGCTCATAATTAGCTAGGGTTTAAGAAAATGGTGAGCCTAGTTGCTGAAATTGGCAATTTAATTCCTATAGCTAGGCTCAGACAAATTGAGAACCTTGGTAACCAGTCTGTGACAGTTAATCTTGAATTTTTCAAGCCACAAAATACGGTAAATTGACCAATAAACCGTAGTTTATAAATATGAGATTTGCATATATGGCGATAAAAAACAAGGGGTACTATTCTTAAGCTTGCTTCTTGAGGTGAACTGTGGTAGGTTCATATTGCACAAAATACAGTAGCTCGACTGATTTACCGTAGTTTAATAAAAAATGTTACTAACCTAGTTTAAAGAGTTGCTGTGCTAGATAATTTCCCACCTAAGTTTGGGTAAATAGTGATGAGCCAGAAGATTTGATTAACTCTGTGCGATCGCGTCTGTTAAAACATCTCACCAAATAATTCTGCTACTAGTTTGACGGTGTAGTCATCTGAATTGTCACGCCTAATATATCAGGCTGTTTCATGGCTGTATTTATTAAATAATCTTCTATTCATTAGGAATCGAGAATCATGGTGCAAACTTCCATCGTCCGCAATGGTACTCTCGTTAAACCACCAACCTTTACCTCCACAGAAGCAGAACGTCGTCATCGCAAAGAACGGTTAGCAGCAGCTTTACGTATTTTTGCCCATTTAGGTTTTGCTCAAGGATTAGGAGGACACATCACAGCCCGCGATCCGGAACTTACCGATCATTTTTGGGTTAATCCTTTTGGGATTCATTTCAGCCGCGTGCGCGTTTCTGATTTAATCTTGGTGAATGCTCAAGGTGAAGTTGTTCAAGGTAATGGCGCACTCAATCAAGCAGCATACGCTATTCACTCCCAAATTCACGAAGCCCGCCCAGATGTAGTAGCGGCGGCTCATGCTCATTCCTTCTATGGCAAAACTTGGTCAGCACTAGGTCGCTTAATCGATCCAATTACCCAAGATTCTGCTGTTTTCTACCAAGATCATGCTTTATTTGATGATTACAAAGGCATTGTGTTGGATACCAGCGAAGGAAAACGCATTGCTGAAGGATTAGGTAATAAAAAAGCGGCAATTCTCCGCAATCATGGATTATTAACCGTAGGACATACTGTAGACGAGGCGGCTTGGTGGTTCATCCGGCTAGAAGATGCGACTAAATCCCAGTTGCTAGCTGAATCCGTAGGTAAACCAATTCCTATTGAGCATGATCTGGCTTTGAGTATTCAACAACGCAATGGTACTCACGAATCAGGTTGGCGTGCATTCCAATATTTATGGGATGAAATTACCCGCGATCAACCAGATTTGTTGGATTGATTGGTAACACTACAAGTTTGGTTTGGGGAAAAGGTGTACCCCTGCGGGGAAGCAAGCTACGCGTAGCGTCTCCGCAGGAGAAAGGTTAAAGATTAAAGGTTTTTTCCCTTTCCCTTTTCCCCTTAACCGAAAGTATTGAGATTGATGGCGATTGAGAATTAGGGGCGCATTTTCAGGAGAATTTATCATGCCAGTTGAGTTTATTGGGTTAATCCGCACCAAACCTGCTTCGGAGTTAAATAGTGTGCCAGGTAGCTTGGCCGATGATATTATTGACCCCGCCTATGTGCGTGAGTTTGCCCAAGCTCATGAAAAAGGCGATTTTGATAAAGTACTAATCGGCTATAGCTCTAGTAGTCCTGATGGTTTTACCGTGGCTACCCATGCAGCTGCATTTACTGAGCGCTTAGGCTTTTTGATTGCTCATCGTCCAGGCTTTGTTGCACCAACTTTAGCAGCACGCAAAGCAGCTACCCTCGACCATTTCACCAATGGTCGGATTGCGGTACATATTATCACTGGCGGTAGTGATGCAGACCAGCAAAGAGATGGTGACTGGCTTGATCATGACAATCGCTATCGTCGTACAGATGAGTATTTAGAAATTGTCCGTCGTGTTTGGACAAGCGATACACCCTTCGATTACGAAGGAGAATTCTATCGTGTTAAAGATGCTTTCTCTGCTATCAAACCACTGCAAAAGCCTCATATTCCCCTTTACTTTGGCGGTGCATCCGGCCCAGCCGTAGAAGTAGGAGCCAAGCATAGTAATGTTTATGCATTGTGGGGTGAGCCTATAGCCGCAGTGAAAGAACGGATTGCTCAAGTTAAAGCTGCTTTACCTCCCGATCGCTCTATTCGCTTTAGTGTATCTCTGCGTCCTATTCTGGGTGTGACAGAAGAACAGGCTTGGGAAAGAGCCAGAAATATTTTAGGGCGAATTCAAGAACAACGGGGAGGTGTGAAAGTCGCGCCCCCAGCTAGACCACAGGCGGTAGGTTCGCAACGGTTACTGGATTTTGCAGCTAAAAGCGAGATTTATGATAAGCGTTTATGGACACCGATCGCAGCCGCTACTGGTGCCGCAGGTAACACAACTGCATTAGTGGGAACACCGGAACAAGTTGCAGAAGCTTTAGTTGATTACTATGACGCAGGTGTCACTACATTACTAATTCGGGGCTTCGATCCGCTACAAGATGCTATTGATTACGGACGGGAAGTCATTCCTTTAGTACGTGCAGAAGTAGCAAAACGAGAACGTCAAGCTGTTGGAGTTGGGAGATAAAAATTATGGTACAAACATCTACATCTACAAGAACTATTGAATTAATTACAGCTGATACTGCATTAGCAGCAGTCAAAGCAGGTTTAAAAGAAAGCCAAAATCTAGGCGCTAATGTATCGATAGCTGTTTACAACTCACTTTTAACTTTGGTAGCCTTTGCACATGGTGATGGCGCACCGCCTCACAGCGTAGAGACTAGCAAACGCAAAGCCCAAACAGCAGCTTCGATTCGTCGCCCTACAGGAAACTTTGCCGATCATCTGGCTGTGGCGTTACCTCTAGCTTCGGGGAATTTATTAACGAATCTCGGTGGAGGTTTACCTATTCGCTTTGGTGGTGTCCATGTAGGAGCCATTGGTGTTGGTGGCGGTACTGTTGAACAAGATATTGCGATCGCCAAAGCCGCGTTAAGTGCGATCGGTGCAGAACCAATAGATTAGTTATCTACCCCATTTGAGCGATGATTCTTAGCCATTACCCTGGTTCCATTGTCGGAAGCGATCGCTTTTTGGCTCCGACAGATTTCCCCGACAGCCCCCTCTCCCAAGCGTTGCAACAGCCTGTATTGTTGGGGTTATTTCTCCCCATCCAAGCAGGCGGTTGGAGTGCTTCCAGATTACCACGCACTACTGATTGGAGCTTTGAATACAACAAGGATCTGGTGCTAAAAACTGAGGCGCTGGGCTTTGATTTAGTCTTTGCACTATCACAATGGTTACCCAAAGGCGGCTATGGTGGTGTGTTCAATGGTCAAGCACTGGACTCTTTTGTGACTACAGCTGCACTCACCAGCGTGACACAGAAGATTATGCTGATCTCCACTATTCATGTATTGTACGGGCCGATTCATCCCTTACACTTAGCTAAATATGGCGCAACACTCGACCATATATCAGGGGGGCGCTGGGGTATTAACGTGGTGACTGGACACCGCGCTGTTGAACATGAAATGTTTGGTTGGAATCGGATTGAGCATGACCATCGTTATGAACTTGCAGCTGAGTTTATCGAAGTACTGCAACGTTTATGGGGTGATAACGAGAATTTCTCATTTGAGGGTAAGTCTTCGTGGAAACTCAATGGTGCTTATGTTACGCCTAAGCCGAAATATGGCCGTCCGGTGCTAGTCAATGCGACAGGCTCAGATGCGGGTATTTCCTTTGCTGCACGTTATTCTGATATTGTGTTTATTACTAGCCCCGCAGGTTCAGATTTTGAGAGTGCCATTGAAGCGTTACCCCCACATACTAAAAGAGTAAAGCAAGCTGCACGGGATATCGGGCGCGAAGTGCGGACACTCCTCAACCCAATGGTAATTAGCCGGGAAACTGAGCGCGAAACTTGGGAATATCACGATGCGATAGTCGCTCATGCTGACCCAGCAGCACCTTTAGGCTTTAGCAGATTTGATAGTGACGCACACGCTTGGAAAGGTCGCGTCGGTAGAGACGAACCAAAGCGTCGGGCTATTGGTGGTAACATCGAGGTCATTGGTACACCTGAGCAGGTAGTCGAGCAGTTTGTCCAGTTGAAAGAGGCTGGTATTGATGGCTTGCAGTTAAGCTTTTATGACTTTAAGCCTGATTTGGAATTTTTTGGCGATCGCATCCTCCCGCTCATGAAACAGGCAGGTCTCAGGTTATAAATTACCTATAAATTGACATTTACAACTGAAAATTTTACCTTGATTATCCTCATAGAAGTTAGTAATTTTTTTACTAGCCAATCAGGATGTTAATTGAATAATTATTTTTCTATTTAGTTTTTATAGAAAAATAATTGTCAAATTTTTACCATGTTTCTAAATGCTAAATAGAATTGATGATTTAAGCAAAAATATCTTGATTTTGATTAGTATATATGCAATTATAATTTTTAATACCATTAAATCTACTCGCTCATGGTAGTTAAATTACCTTCCAATTTAACTACCATCTTATTTAATGAATTGTCTTATAAACTTAATTGATAAATGATTAATCTGGCGTAAATAACAGCTTTTTATGCCTCATCTTTAATGAAAATATTTGCAAATTATTTTAACAAATAAAATAATTTCCTTAATATTACTTTACCACGGATAGTTATCCTGGAATTACTTTTGCGGAATCTTGACTGTAAAAGTAGTTCCCATACCTACCTCACTTTCTACAGAAATTTTTCCCTGATGCAATTCCACACACTTTTTAACTACAGCTAGTCCTAGTCCAGTCCCAACAATTTTACCCACATTCTCTGCACGATGAAAAGGTTCAAATAAATGCTGCTGAAAATCTGATGGTATACCTATACCAGAATCTTTAACTTGAAAAATGATTGTGTCTGATTCACAAATAAGGATTAACAATATATCTGCTTCTGCTGGCGAGTATTTGATGGCATTCGCAAGCAAATTACTGAGAATTGAGTACAGCAAATTCTCATCTAACTGAGCATGGGTACAGTTATTTTTTGTAATAAATTTAATTGGATGTTGTGGTTGATTACAAAATTGAATATCTTCAATTAAGTTAAGACAAAAGGCTTCTAAATCTAAAAGTTCTGAATGAAATTCTAGCTTACCAGCTTCTGCCCTAGTCAGAGTCAGAATATCGGTTAACAATTGGTTCATTGACCGAGCTGAAGATTGAATCCGATGTAAATTTTTAACTTTCTTTTCTTCTGTCCACTGCCGATCGCTTTGAGCTAATAATTGAGCCGAACCTAAAATAATACTCAAAGGGGTGCGAAATTCATGGGAAACCATTGAAAAAAAGCGCAGTTTCAGTTCGCTGAGTTCTTTTTCTTGAGCTAATGTCCGTTGCAAAGCTTCTGCTTTTTGACGCTTCACCAATTGTTGATAAAGCAAAGCGTAAACAGCCAACAAAATGGCAAAACTCAGGACTGTACCCAGGAATTCAATTAACATTCTGTTATGAATATTTTTCTGGGAATGTTTCACAGATATTTCTAGTAACTGTTCTTCTCTTGCTTGCAACTGAATCAGAGTTTGGCGAATTTCACCACGAGTTTGGTTAATTTTCGTAGCTTGCAGCGCAACGGTTGATTTGCCTAATTCCTGACGTTTAAGCGACTGTTGAGAAAGTTCTACTCTTTGAGCAATTAAGACTTTCAGCTTCATGAGTTGTTGCTGTTGAGAAGTATCATCAGCAAGTTGTTGTTGCAAATTTGTGACTTTGGCATCAAGACTTTGCATTGCCTGTTCATAACGTTTGAGTTCCGATCGCTCTCCAAACAGAATATACCCTCTACGTCCTGCTTCAGCATCGGTCAAGGTAGCAAAGATATCGATCAGGCTTTTCATTACTTCATGTGTATGCTTTACTTTATTGCTACTTGCAATTAACTGAGTAGCATTTTGGTAAGAAATCAAACTAACTATCCCCATGAGTAGCAAAGATAAACCAAAACCAGAAGCAATCCATTTCCTTTCCAGCGACCATTTCATAATGCTACCTTTAAATTCCCCTATTTTTACCCGATATCTGCCCCTTATTTATACAATTTACTGTTAGGCTAAAAATTGAATTAACCTCTTGTACACTATACATTCTTCAAACTATTTTAATTATTTAGTTTGGAGAATTTTAATTTTTCAGAACCTACGCAACTGGCACAGTGAGACTCTGGTGGCAATAAGAGTCAAGAGTTAAGGGTCAAAAAAATAGGTTTTTTGGACTTTTGAAATTTGACTCTGAACAAACCTAAACAAAGAAAATATGACACTTGTGTAAGTCATATTTTTAAATATTACAGGTTGTATAAGTTTCTGAGACAAATCCTCTATATTTAATATCTATTCGATAATTACCCGATTTCTAACCGATTTCTACCCAATTTTTTGATATATAAGCTGTAAAGTTAAACATAAAGAAAAACTCCTAAGACTATTTTATTGTTTGCTACACTCTTATGTCTCATTTTCCAGTTAATATTGCTAACCTTTTACGCGCCAAAATTTAGTTCTACTGGTGGTTATCAAAGAGGTGCTTATATAACCAGTTTCTTGAGGATATTACCAGCACAATCACCTCATTATGTAGTTTTAGCATTGGTAGATGAAGCCCAAGGCGCAAATGCTGATGGTGGTACTGTTGGTGCACCAATTGTAAAATCTGCGATCGAAGCATTAATTCCAGTTAAGCAGATTCCGCCTAGTCAACTATTCCATTAGATATATGACATTGGGAATATTGCTTTGGCGATCGCTCTTAATTTATCTTAAAACTTAGGACGCTAAATTATTTTGTCACGCAACTACCAACAATAAGGAAATTAAAATTTTCAATAACTAATTCCTTAATTCAATTATTTATAAATCAACTTGGTATTATCCAAGTTTTTATTTGGGTTACATTTACAAGTGAGGAAGTGAAATTACTATGTCTTCGTCTAAAATTCTTGATAAGAATCCATCACAAATTCAAACTTTACCCAGTGTTGAATTTTGGAAAGAAGTCGGTCAAGTAACTGGTGGTACGCTCCTATCAATTATGTTGTTATCAACTGCTGCTATATCTGGCGGCTTAGTTGGTTTAGCTATTAGTTTTCGAGATTTACCAGATGTGAGGCAATTACGCAACTTTTTTCCCACAGAAACAACTTATATTTATGATATTCAAGGCAAGCTTTTAGCACGCATACACGGTGAAGCCAATCGACAAGTAGTGCCTTTAGATGCAATTTCTCCCAATTTAAAACGAGCTGTATTAGCTAGCGAAGATAGTAATTTCTTCGAGCATCATGGTATTAATCCTGTGGGGATTGGACGTGCTGCAATAACTAACTTCGTAGCTGGTGGTGTCCGAGAAGGTGGTTCGACAATCACCATGCAGTTAGTAAAAAATCTATTTTTATCCCAGAAGCGTGCTGTTACCAGAAAAATTGCCGAAGCAGTATTAGCAATTAGGTTAGAGCAAGTTATTAATAAAGACCAAATTTTAGAGATGTATCTCAACCAAGTTTACTGGGGACACAATAATTATGGTGTACAAACAGCCGCACGCACTTACTTTAACAAATCAGCCGCAAATTTGACTCTGGCTGAATCAGCAATGATGGCAGGTTTAATTCCAGCGCCAGAAGAATATAGCCCGTTTGTGAATATGAAATTGGCTAAACAAAAACAGAAAGAAGTACTGGGGCGGATGTTGGAATTAAATTGGATTAGCCAGCAAGAATATAATGATGCTCTCAATCAAAAAATCAAACTTGGTAAAATCAAATCTTTTCAAGGTAGTGCTTTGCCTTATGTTACCAATACCGTAGCCCAGGAAATAATTAAAAAGTTTGGGCGTGAAGCATTACTCAAAGCTGGAATGCGGGTACAAACTACAGTAGACACCAACTTTCAATTAATGGCAGAAGACACTATTAAGAAGTGGCATCGAACCCTTGAGAGTGAAGGGATATATAAAAATCAAATGGCTTTAGTAGCTATCGATCCGCGCACGCATTTTGTTAAAGCACTAGTGGGTGGTATTGATGCCAAAACTAGCGAATTCAACCGCGCCACACAAGCACAGCGTCAGCCTGGATCTTCTTTTAAGCCGTTTGTTTACTACACCGCTTTTGCAAGTGGGAAATTCACACCCAATTCCACGATACTAGATACCCCAGTCAGTTATCGAGATGGTAGCGGTTGGTATTATCCACGCAACTATGATAATAGCTTTATGGGAGCAATATCGATTCGTACTGCCGTTGCTCTATCTCGTAATATTCCGGCAATCAAGATTGGTAAAGCTGTAGGGATGGATAAAGTCATTGAAACTTGCCGTACCTTAGGAATTATGAGTCCAATGGTGCCAGTAAGTTCTCTGCCATTGGGTGCAATTGGTGTGACACCACTAGAAATGGCTAGTGCTTATGCAACTTTTGCTAATTATGGCTGGCAATCACCAGCAACGATTATTGCTCGTGTGACTGATAGTAGTGGTAATGTGTTGCTAGATAATACTCCAAAACCACAACTAGTTCTTGACCCTTGGGCATCAGCCGCCACTTTAGATGTGATGCAATCGGTAGTGAACGAGGGAACTGGTAGAGGTGCAGCTATCGGTCGTCCAGTCGCCGGCAAAACTGGTACAACTTCTTCAGAAAAGGATATTTGGTTTATTGGCACTGTACCACAGTTAACTACTGCTATCTGGGTAGGGAGGGATGACAACCGA
The genomic region above belongs to Calothrix sp. NIES-2098 and contains:
- a CDS encoding Chase sensor signal transduction histidine kinase translates to MKWSLERKWIASGFGLSLLLMGIVSLISYQNATQLIASSNKVKHTHEVMKSLIDIFATLTDAEAGRRGYILFGERSELKRYEQAMQSLDAKVTNLQQQLADDTSQQQQLMKLKVLIAQRVELSQQSLKRQELGKSTVALQATKINQTRGEIRQTLIQLQAREEQLLEISVKHSQKNIHNRMLIEFLGTVLSFAILLAVYALLYQQLVKRQKAEALQRTLAQEKELSELKLRFFSMVSHEFRTPLSIILGSAQLLAQSDRQWTEEKKVKNLHRIQSSARSMNQLLTDILTLTRAEAGKLEFHSELLDLEAFCLNLIEDIQFCNQPQHPIKFITKNNCTHAQLDENLLYSILSNLLANAIKYSPAEADILLILICESDTIIFQVKDSGIGIPSDFQQHLFEPFHRAENVGKIVGTGLGLAVVKKCVELHQGKISVESEVGMGTTFTVKIPQK
- a CDS encoding peptidoglycan glycosyltransferase, which translates into the protein MFATLLCLIFQLILLTFYAPKFSSTGGYQRGAYITSFLRILPAQSPHYVVLALVDEAQGANADGGTVGAPIVKSAIEALIPVKQIPPSQLFH
- a CDS encoding 1A family penicillin-binding protein; translation: MSSSKILDKNPSQIQTLPSVEFWKEVGQVTGGTLLSIMLLSTAAISGGLVGLAISFRDLPDVRQLRNFFPTETTYIYDIQGKLLARIHGEANRQVVPLDAISPNLKRAVLASEDSNFFEHHGINPVGIGRAAITNFVAGGVREGGSTITMQLVKNLFLSQKRAVTRKIAEAVLAIRLEQVINKDQILEMYLNQVYWGHNNYGVQTAARTYFNKSAANLTLAESAMMAGLIPAPEEYSPFVNMKLAKQKQKEVLGRMLELNWISQQEYNDALNQKIKLGKIKSFQGSALPYVTNTVAQEIIKKFGREALLKAGMRVQTTVDTNFQLMAEDTIKKWHRTLESEGIYKNQMALVAIDPRTHFVKALVGGIDAKTSEFNRATQAQRQPGSSFKPFVYYTAFASGKFTPNSTILDTPVSYRDGSGWYYPRNYDNSFMGAISIRTAVALSRNIPAIKIGKAVGMDKVIETCRTLGIMSPMVPVSSLPLGAIGVTPLEMASAYATFANYGWQSPATIIARVTDSSGNVLLDNTPKPQLVLDPWASAATLDVMQSVVNEGTGRGAAIGRPVAGKTGTTSSEKDIWFIGTVPQLTTAIWVGRDDNRQLAHSATGGGTVAPVWRDFMQKALKDVPVERFQPPSKFPRPKSN